In Populus nigra chromosome 1, ddPopNigr1.1, whole genome shotgun sequence, one genomic interval encodes:
- the LOC133697605 gene encoding uncharacterized protein LOC133697605 — MALYVDEEEIWKCLKHPSKRRRTGICHVCLRERLSSLCPDCASARPCTCYATTASSSSGTTSSSSFHWFSSASGIGSVGRVSNLIESEPAFRRSRSLAVPFLRSKPSADHSYNNHKTSSSFWSLFKGGHGNRSMREEVERGHVVILKEEEELEESARKVNEDEERRRMMRKSRSVAVTSESRGSDARRSSKGGKGWYFPSPIKVFKQSISRGILAHERSPLYRG; from the coding sequence ATGGCTCTTTatgttgatgaagaagagaTATGGAAATGTTTAAAGCACCCTTCCAAGCGTCGCCGAACAGGAATCTGCCACGTGTGCCTCCGCGAACGTCTCTCCTCTCTTTGCCCTGACTGCGCTAGCGCGCGCCCCTGCACTTGCTACGCCACCACCGCGTCCTCCTCTTCTGGCACCACTTCATCCTCCTCCTTCCACTGGTTCTCCTCCGCTTCCGGAATCGGAAGCGTCGGTCGAGTCTCCAATTTAATCGAGAGCGAACCCGCTTTTCGTCGCTCTCGATCCCTAGCTGTTCCGTTTCTCCGGTCAAAGCCATCGGCTGACCATAGTTATAACAACCACAAAACGTCCTCGTCGTTCTGGTCATTGTTCAAGGGAGGGCATGGTAACAGGAGCATGAGAGAGGAGGTCGAAAGAGGACACGTGGTGATtttgaaggaggaggaggagctggAGGAATCAGCGAGGAAGGTAAATGAAGATGAGGAGAGGAGGAGGATGATGAGGAAGTCAAGATCGGTGGCGGTGACTTCAGAGTCAAGAGGAAGTGACGCGAGGAGATCGTCAAAGGGAGGGAAGGGATGGTATTTCCCTAGTCCGATCAAGGTTTTCAAGCAATCAATCTCGAGAGGGATTTTGGCGCATGAAAGGTCGCCTTTGTATAGAGgttga